The stretch of DNA aaagatgatcttTGAATGTAACTACTCTACTTTATTTTATGTGCGtagcaaatttgaattgtgttaagttgtttttgtaataaaaataaatttaaatgtatattagTCTTCATATTgtcataataataaaatttagaccccttattaaaaaaaatgattttttgggcttaattttttttcaaaaacttagtcattatttaattattggcattttaatttttgaagtagcaaaattTGTTACACAGATTGTTAAAGACAAAACAATTCGATGTGACTTATTAAACATATTAgtgtaatttataattttttgtgttagataattatgaaatttgaaatattaaaatgttaatttttatactCACTTTTTAACCCGTGTTTGGCACGAGTCCGGATACTAGTGTCTAGTGGTTTATAATAGGCCGTTGTACCATGAAAGGAAAATTAGGattaatatatactccctccggacacaattataagcaaaaaaccactttttagattcattgaaaaattaatgtatgcAGTCTATATAGGccagatacattattttttcaatgaatccaTGAAAGCAAAGCGTGTGGGAAAATGAATTGTAATCAATTTCACATTAAGAGGAATGAATATGAGAAGCAAGTTTGACTAAAAGCCTAGAATCATAGTTGGAcgttagggatgacaatgggtagggtatgggtagggtactatagtacccatccccatacccgcagtttgaaaaaatacccgtacccatccccatacccgcgtgggtaacaacctttatccccgtccccataccctatgggtacctaagtacccgtacccgttacccgcatttttgttaaaaataaatcaatcgattataaaatatcttatccttttaatataattaatttttttgaaagattttaatgtctactcatgaaaattataaacaaaaattttaccaatctcatgttaaagttcatttctttgttaaCATATTtacattgtgtttgtattattataaataaacatttttattaaaaatgtgtaatagtttaatagttgttgtatttttttaaattgatatacatatcttattatataaaaatatatataaaataaatatatatatatacattatgtgggtatggggcggggtgggtactaaggtacccgtacccgcacccatacccgttcatttttacGGGTAATTACCCGtacccgtacccaaaatgcgggtttttaccctacccgttatgggtaatttttgcgggtgaccactgggtatgggtcaaattgccatcctaTTGGACGTGAGTCACAATTGGCACAAGAAAGGAATCATTATGAATTAAGAGGAAATCAAACGATTAAATGAAATAGACTTTCTTGTAGTTATCGTGAGTCACACAAATGCCTCCCCTTAATGTAAATAAAATGAGGGAATAAGATCGAGCAATTAAAATATGGAtgactaaaatcaaacaattaaaaataagcgttaaaatcgcacaattgaaaCCTAGAGGCCAAAATTacactgcatttaagccttggattaataataatattttccttttaattttggtaCAAAATAATTAGGTATTTATCACATAGGATAACATTCTAATAATAATCTCTGCAACCAAATTAACAACATTAACATATTTTGGAAGTACAGAGGTATCCTCATAAGGAGGATCACTCGGTGACTCTCCTGAAAGACATATAAAAGCATCAAATTGGATAGTTTTCATGCTTTCAACCACAGATTCGTAATCTCCTGTCTTGAAGAGTTTATCAACATCCTCAAACGTATGAAGGGCACCCTTTTGGATACCAAAAAGTTCTGAACACATATTGTAATGGTATGTTAGGTTGAAATTACTACCACTATGTGCAATTAAACTGTCGAGTAGCTTGACGGTGTTGGTCACATTGACACGAAGAGCGTCAATGGTGTATTGTGTAAGGCTAACAAGATCGCGACTTTTCCCAGGTTTTGCATTGAGAAGATTTGAACAAAATGTATAATCTGTGACGTTCTTGCAAATGGCATCAACGTTTACAACTTTGACTGCATAACAAGACGTAACACATAAAATGAACACCACTGCATAGGACAATATACGAACCATTTTATTTGCTGATAATGTAGGAATTTCCTTTGGTTTCACTTCACTCCTTCAATTAACCACATATATATAGTTCGCggggaaggaaaaaaaagattttttattttttaaacaaataacaCGAAAATAGTTATCTTGttgaagaatttaatttatatgcaccgtcagtgtaaagttatttttcacatgcatccaataatatactgacacatcatgtatggtatttaaaaacacatgatgtgtcacattcattaaatgatatgaCAACACATCactggatgtatgtgtaaagaatctttacaccgacagtacacaacaattaaactctattttgAAAGTTTTTGGTCAAAACGTGATAATTATGTTGACTCAATTCAAAGAATTTTTCACTCATTTAATTAATACTCCATCCGTAAcactatataagcaaaaattatttttctaggttcattgtataattaatgtattggtatatattatagaccaaatacattaataacctataaatgtcatttttgcttatatagtaTTACATATTATTTTGAAAGTTTTTGGTCAAAACGTGATAATTATGTTGACTCAATTCAATAATTATGAATCCATAAAAGCTTATAAATctgaaataattatttttattgacttTTATTTCATCTAAAACGGCTAGAtatatcaatcgttagttgatccagtggtgattggcgctgcaCTTGATAGGAAGGACTACGGTTCGATTCTCGCAACTGCGATAGGAAGAAggctgacacatcatgtatggtatttaaaaaagtcaataatatactgacacatcatgtatggtatttaaaaacacatgatgtgtcacattcattaaatgatatgaCAACACATCactggatgtatgtgtaaagaatctttacaccgacagtacacaacaattaaactctattttgAAAGTTTTTGGTCAAAACGTGATAATTATGTTGACTCAATTCAAAGAATTTTTCACTCATTTAATTAATACTCCATCCGTAAcactatataagcaaaaattatttttctaggttcattgtataattaatgtattggtatatattatagaccaaatacattaataacctataaatgtcatttttgcttatatagtaTTACATATTATTTTGAAAGTTTTTGGTCAAAACGTGATAATTATGTTGACTCAATTCAATAATTATGAATCCATAAAAGCTTATAAATctgaaataattatttttattgacttTTATTTCATCTAAAACGGCTAGAtatatcaatcgttagttgatccagtggtgattggcgctgcaCTTGATAGGAAGGACTACGGTTCGATCCTCGCAACTGCGATAGGAAGAAGGCTGAAATCagttgatgtcagaactgaccatTGAATCAGACTAGACGGTCTAGTGGGCCGCATACTAAGCTTTGTATGGCCGAAAAGATGTACCTTCCATGACAAGCGTAGTATATGGGTTTCCGCTTCTTCTGCTCAAAATCAGCGGAGTTATAGTAGACCATTCAGACAAGAGCAATCGAGATCTAGCAGCTTTTTTCCTTCATTCGCGAGTGAGGTTGACCGTGGCATTATTGACtgcaaattaataaatattacttAGCCAttattttcatcaaattttgGATTAGTGCTACAATATAATGTTCACAAAATTTTCAAGCGTGGTTACAACTTAGCTGCCACCATCGTCACATTACTCGCTCTTGTCCAAACATGTTACACCTTCGTTGCCTATCACTTTCCGAAGTAAACCGCTTTTTATTAGTAGTTTAATAACCAAAAGTTATTAGTTTGATATCTCCGATTACAAAAGAGCATGAATTTCATCCTGTATCTCTGTTATCCTCTGTCATTATACAAAAATTAGgctaaattatatatttattcctcaaatttattttatgtttcactttagtcccttaaattttgtttgtttcattttaatTCTATAAATTAcggagggtgtattggattgagattttatgagacaattttggcaaaaaaagtcttgatgattttatgagattttattggactatatttattttgtgattCTATAAATTACAAACACTATATTATttggtcctttaagttttttcgTTTTATGgtagtctttaatttttttcgtTTTATGTTGGTCTCTAAATTGTCTAAAGTTGGTATCTGAAAGTATTAAATTGTCCAAAATTCAAAACttaagggactaaaatgaaataatatttttttttaagcaaacaaACTTCAAATTAATTTAAGGACAAAAAGtgttatttaacaaaaaaaaaaaagaaagaaagaagattaTTTTACATTACAGTAAACACTAAAAAGagatccataatttttttttttttttttactaaatccATAAATAtcttctatgaaaaatataaatattaaatgtttaTACTACCAATTTCATTAGAATGtgacattaatttatttatccaaaTGCAAATTACTACCaatatctcttatattctaagcttgTTCCGCCAAGCTATCactaaacctaattttttttcccgctCTTTTCAATAcaactttatattaaaaaagtaCAAATTTGTCAAACATGAGAATCGAACCTGCCACCCTTGCTTACAACAAAGTCTTTTAACTACCAGAGCATCtgcttcaattgtgattaaatttATGAATCTCATCTCTTAACCCTCTTAACCACTAGAGCTAATAAgaaattactattaaaaataaagattaataatatatatagtaaCGTTACTATAAGAGATACTATTTGTATTAGAATATATAGAtagattaataatatatagtaacGTTACacgttgatatatatatattattagaatAGATGAGAAATCACAAAAGTTGCTTTTTTAACTGGATATATTAATTCTtattatctcttatattctaagttTGTTCTGAAATGCTAACCATAAACCTAATTCTTTTCCTTCTCTTTTTAGAGCAGCTTaatttatactaaaaaaaatacaaatttgtctaACACGGGAATCAAACCTGCCTCCCTTGCGTAAAATAAAGTCTTTCAACCACTAAAGCATGTtcttcaattgtgattaaagttAGAAATCTCATCTCTTAACCCTCACATATATgacataaatttatttcacatcattatcatttttttccctcttttaTTGAGTGACTCACATTCTTAATTTTGCTATCAATTAACTTTAACCTATGCGTATCAATTAATGTTtggttgctaaaaaaaaattatttgcatcTATAATAAGCTAATCCACATTCTTAATTTTGCTATCAATTAATCTTAATCTATGCGTATCAATCAATGTTTGGTTgctaaacttttttatttgcgCCTATAATAAGCCAACCCACATTCTTAATTTATACGTGTCAATCAACGTTtggctgctaaaaaaaattgttttgcgCCTATAATAAGCATAATTTTTGCACCACACATGTTGGAAAATTTTACATTAGAAAATTCTTAGTTAACTAATCTTTGttgattaaagaaaaatttgtttattagttttgtaattatttttataatatttttttaacccGTTACCTAattttcaaccctaattctttGGGATACCTTTTCATTTTCCacattaaactaaataaattttcactaGAAACTTCCACTATTTAATTCAATtccaaatatttcaaatatacaattccaaaataaatttaaaaagatacgaataaaactttcaatgtagtctataaaaaagtatttcataatataacata from Trifolium pratense cultivar HEN17-A07 linkage group LG5, ARS_RC_1.1, whole genome shotgun sequence encodes:
- the LOC123886539 gene encoding uncharacterized protein LOC123886539, which gives rise to MVRILSYAVVFILCVTSCYAVKVVNVDAICKNVTDYTFCSNLLNAKPGKSRDLVSLTQYTIDALRVNVTNTVKLLDSLIAHSGSNFNLTYHYNMCSELFGIQKGALHTFEDVDKLFKTGDYESVVESMKTIQFDAFICLSGESPSDPPYEDTSVLPKYVNVVNLVAEIIIRMLSYVINT